The following are from one region of the Chloroflexia bacterium SDU3-3 genome:
- a CDS encoding SRPBCC family protein encodes MLLLCRAHPNKKRTPMACCTTVRWIYSPAERVFAALRDIHLYPTWFASVRQAQWQATPLRAVGERGTLMSGRHTLEMQICDYAEGRLIAFDVQAVGRQTRDILQVEPTFDGARVTYTSELVTLLTTNPQVQGRMPFSKKLFDDLLSTLKTQLDGAPMPAASHTLDMRELHR; translated from the coding sequence ATGCTGCTGCTCTGCCGCGCCCATCCCAACAAGAAGAGAACCCCTATGGCTTGCTGCACCACCGTGCGCTGGATCTACAGCCCAGCCGAGCGCGTGTTCGCCGCGCTGCGCGACATCCACCTCTACCCCACCTGGTTTGCCAGCGTGCGCCAGGCCCAGTGGCAGGCCACGCCGCTGCGCGCGGTCGGCGAGCGCGGCACACTGATGTCGGGCCGCCACACGCTGGAGATGCAGATCTGCGACTACGCCGAGGGGCGGCTGATCGCCTTCGACGTGCAGGCGGTGGGAAGGCAGACCCGCGACATCCTGCAGGTCGAGCCGACCTTTGACGGCGCCCGCGTGACCTACACCAGCGAGCTGGTGACACTGCTCACCACCAACCCCCAGGTGCAGGGCCGCATGCCCTTCAGCAAAAAGCTGTTTGACGACCTGCTCTCGACCCTGAAGACTCAGCTGGATGGCGCGCCCATGCCCGCCGCCAGCCACACGCTCGACATGCGCGAGCTACACCGCTAG
- a CDS encoding MFS transporter — MWERQMNGAHWKARFAAFWGAQAVSLFGSSLAQFALVWWLTEATQSATVLALSTLAALLPGILIGPFAGVLVDRWDRKKIIALSDTVGALVALALAILYLTQLIQPWLVVLAMFIRSLAGAFQQPAVQATTALIVPQEELSRVSGLNQMLNGLMQIAAPPLGALLMTLVPLEAIMAMDVATAAVAVGLVLVLDLPRLVAKHTESAASVLHDLGEGFRYIWGWPALLGILMVSALLNLLLTPAFSLLPIFVTNHMRGGAEDLAWLNMAFGVGVVLGGLLLSVWGGFRRRIYTGALGVAGMGVAILALGLAPAGMLPLAIGAMLATGCMNAFSNGPIMAMLQSLVAPEMQGRVFAVVTSVCMAMSPLGLLVGGPLADALGVSTLYLVGGAACLIMGVVIALHPVLRAVEDGRQAAAQVA, encoded by the coding sequence ATGTGGGAGCGTCAGATGAACGGAGCACACTGGAAAGCCCGCTTTGCCGCCTTCTGGGGCGCGCAGGCCGTCTCGCTATTTGGCAGCAGCCTGGCGCAGTTTGCGCTGGTCTGGTGGCTCACCGAGGCCACGCAGTCGGCCACGGTGCTGGCGCTCTCGACCCTGGCCGCGCTGCTGCCGGGCATCCTGATCGGGCCGTTCGCGGGGGTGCTGGTCGACCGCTGGGACCGCAAGAAGATCATCGCTCTCTCCGACACGGTGGGCGCGCTGGTGGCGCTGGCTCTGGCCATCCTCTATCTCACCCAGCTGATTCAGCCCTGGCTGGTGGTGCTGGCCATGTTCATCCGCTCGCTGGCGGGCGCGTTCCAGCAGCCCGCCGTGCAGGCCACCACGGCGCTGATCGTGCCCCAGGAGGAGCTGTCGCGGGTGAGCGGCCTGAACCAGATGCTGAATGGCCTGATGCAGATCGCCGCACCGCCGCTGGGCGCGCTGCTGATGACCCTGGTGCCGCTTGAGGCGATCATGGCGATGGATGTGGCGACCGCCGCCGTGGCCGTTGGCCTGGTGCTGGTGCTGGACCTGCCGCGCCTGGTGGCCAAGCACACCGAGAGCGCGGCCAGCGTGCTGCACGATCTGGGCGAGGGCTTCCGCTACATCTGGGGCTGGCCCGCGCTGCTGGGCATCCTGATGGTGAGCGCGCTGCTGAACCTGCTGCTGACCCCGGCCTTCAGCCTGCTGCCGATCTTTGTCACCAACCACATGCGCGGCGGGGCCGAGGATCTGGCCTGGCTGAACATGGCCTTCGGGGTGGGCGTGGTGCTGGGCGGGCTGCTGCTGAGCGTGTGGGGCGGCTTCCGGCGGCGGATCTACACCGGCGCGCTGGGCGTGGCGGGTATGGGCGTGGCCATCCTAGCGCTGGGCCTTGCGCCCGCCGGAATGCTGCCGCTGGCGATCGGGGCTATGCTGGCGACAGGCTGTATGAACGCGTTCTCCAATGGCCCGATTATGGCCATGCTCCAGAGCCTAGTCGCGCCCGAGATGCAGGGCCGCGTGTTCGCGGTGGTGACGAGTGTGTGTATGGCTATGTCGCCGCTGGGCCTGCTGGTGGGCGGGCCGCTGGCCGACGCGCTGGGCGTCTCCACGCTGTATCTGGTGGGCGGCGCGGCCTGCCTGATCATGGGCGTGGTGATCGCGCTGCACCCCGTGCTGCGGGCGGTGGAGGATGGGCGGCAGGCGGCGGCGCAGGTGGCCTAG
- a CDS encoding class I SAM-dependent methyltransferase, protein MPERTTLSADAATHDGAAIYSPATLSLYDLVVLGISNQWIWQCPSPIIAAWYAANISEKHLDIGVGTGYFLDRAVPERLAPEITLLDLNPSSLGTTRARIGRYSPDAVRANVLDALPFESASFGSIGMNYLLHCIPGTWAEKGRLFEEARRVLRPGGTLFGSTILCDQCADFPPARALMGFYNSKGVFHNTADTLDALRRALYLAFPDARLRVQGQVALFAATRHR, encoded by the coding sequence ATGCCTGAACGAACCACCCTCAGCGCCGACGCCGCCACCCACGACGGGGCCGCGATCTACTCGCCCGCTACGCTTAGCCTCTACGATCTAGTGGTGCTGGGCATCTCCAACCAGTGGATCTGGCAGTGCCCCTCGCCGATCATCGCCGCGTGGTACGCCGCCAACATCTCAGAGAAGCACCTCGACATCGGCGTGGGCACAGGCTACTTCCTCGACCGCGCCGTGCCCGAGCGGCTGGCCCCCGAGATCACCCTGCTCGATCTCAACCCCAGCAGCCTGGGCACCACCCGCGCGCGCATCGGGCGCTATAGCCCCGACGCGGTGCGCGCCAACGTGCTCGACGCCCTGCCGTTCGAGAGCGCATCGTTTGGCTCGATCGGCATGAACTACCTGCTCCACTGCATCCCCGGCACCTGGGCCGAGAAGGGCAGGCTGTTCGAGGAGGCCCGCCGCGTGCTGCGGCCCGGCGGCACGCTGTTCGGCAGCACCATCCTCTGCGATCAGTGCGCCGACTTCCCGCCCGCCCGCGCCCTGATGGGCTTCTACAACAGCAAGGGTGTGTTCCACAACACCGCCGACACGCTCGACGCGCTGCGGCGGGCGCTCTACCTGGCCTTCCCCGACGCACGGCTGCGCGTGCAGGGCCAGGTGGCCCTGTTCGCCGCCACGCGCCACCGCTAG
- a CDS encoding glycosyl hydrolase yields the protein MPTMVCGCIQRGVVMIGIPSRSYRAKLTTCLVLLAMLAVQIVGLAPTPAAAQSLTYVRLKNKWQNTYLYESANQVKYGTPAASDTSSQWLIEDFEGSKRIKNRATGNYMAIEHLYDYVESIAADSSWMSARWTIEDAPAAGYKVIRNVWHSWQVLHIENLRGYAQYGEINTSFDSPQWLIETVGSGATATPTSAPTSAPTATPTKTAAPTTVPTSGPTAVPTQTAAPTATPIPGTSTNLALNKPITASSSVYTFVAANANDGSTATYWEGGSSPSSLTVDLGANVSVSSLVLKLNPDTAWSTRTQTIQVLGHDQNSTAFSSLVGATSYTFNPATGNTVTINLSATISAVQLNITSNSGAPAGQVAELQVMGTMAPNPDLTITGLSWTPSAPTETSAITLAATVKNAGDAASSATTVSFSVNGTTAGSASVGALAAGASTTVSLNIGTRGMGSYTVAATVDPSNTVVEKNNDNNAFSAAAALAVAQSPGPDLQVLGVAMTPDSPTAGTAVSFVVSVNNRGTAAVAAGTTTRVVVGGTTLSSTSTPAIAAGATVNVTVGTWTAVDGSTAITASADASNIIAETNESNNALSQSVAVGRGAIMPYTRIEAESASVATNGTRLTPNFQLADFAGEASGRSAVLLDATGEYVEFTLPAAANAIVVRNAIPNSADGAGLDATLSVYAAGSDKGNLTVSSKFSYVYASPSTLGNLGYSNTPGGTAYWLYEEAHMLLDQVYPAGTKLRLQKDAGDVQWVYVDFLETENVAPAASNPDPARYVQVSSSKSIDAALQEFRADTNKLGIFIPAGTWSLPSKIYVYGRATQIIGAGPWHTQLMAPQDMSNTDVGFNIAATANGSVIKNFSVWGNYRYRVDGPGKFIDGNGMQNVTVDNVWAEHFICFYWGVAASNNTFKNLRIRNTFADGINMTNGSNNNLITNSEARGTGDDSFALFSAVDAGGSYNTGNVYSNLTATLVRRAAAFAVYGGAGNLYKNLYGADTLTYPGITISSLSFGYNTLGFGDTDNVFDGVTLDRTGGDFWGSAGSDDHINDYQNFAAIWFFAGDRPFQNILVKNVDINNPVYFGVMFQTKYPEKNAMKNVRLENVNINGAPRYGIKLVIRAEGTSDTPPVGSVSFTNVKVVNSGIAAFYGEGRAPEFLVNRVSGNNW from the coding sequence ATGCCCACAATGGTCTGTGGATGTATTCAAAGAGGAGTAGTCATGATAGGTATCCCCTCGCGCTCGTACCGCGCAAAGCTCACCACCTGCCTCGTGCTGCTGGCCATGCTGGCCGTGCAGATCGTCGGCCTCGCCCCCACCCCCGCCGCCGCCCAGAGCCTCACCTACGTGCGGCTCAAGAACAAGTGGCAGAACACCTACCTCTACGAATCGGCTAACCAGGTCAAATACGGCACGCCCGCCGCCAGCGACACCAGCTCGCAGTGGCTGATCGAGGACTTCGAGGGCAGCAAGCGCATCAAAAACCGCGCGACCGGCAACTACATGGCCATCGAGCACCTCTACGACTATGTCGAGAGCATCGCAGCCGACAGCAGCTGGATGAGCGCGCGCTGGACCATCGAGGATGCGCCCGCCGCTGGCTACAAGGTCATCCGCAACGTCTGGCACAGCTGGCAGGTGCTGCACATCGAGAACCTGCGCGGCTACGCCCAGTACGGCGAGATCAACACCAGCTTCGACAGCCCGCAGTGGCTGATCGAGACGGTGGGCAGCGGTGCCACGGCCACGCCGACCAGCGCACCGACCAGCGCGCCCACGGCCACACCGACCAAGACCGCAGCGCCCACCACCGTGCCCACCAGCGGCCCGACGGCGGTGCCCACCCAGACCGCAGCGCCCACCGCCACACCGATTCCCGGCACCAGCACCAACCTGGCGCTGAATAAGCCAATCACGGCATCCTCCTCGGTCTACACCTTCGTGGCCGCCAACGCCAACGACGGCAGCACGGCTACCTACTGGGAGGGCGGCAGCAGCCCCAGCAGCCTGACGGTCGACCTGGGCGCAAATGTCAGCGTCAGCTCGCTGGTGCTGAAGCTCAACCCCGACACGGCCTGGAGCACCCGCACCCAGACCATCCAGGTGCTGGGCCACGACCAGAACAGCACGGCGTTCAGCTCGCTGGTCGGCGCGACGAGTTACACCTTCAACCCGGCCACGGGCAACACCGTGACAATCAACCTGAGCGCCACCATCAGCGCGGTACAGCTCAACATCACCAGCAACTCCGGCGCTCCGGCGGGCCAGGTGGCCGAGCTGCAGGTGATGGGAACCATGGCCCCCAACCCCGACCTCACCATCACCGGCCTGAGCTGGACGCCCAGCGCGCCCACCGAGACCTCGGCGATCACGCTGGCGGCCACGGTGAAGAACGCGGGCGATGCCGCATCCAGCGCCACCACGGTGAGCTTCAGCGTGAATGGCACCACGGCGGGCAGCGCAAGCGTCGGCGCGCTGGCGGCGGGCGCTTCCACCACGGTGTCGCTGAACATCGGCACGCGCGGCATGGGCAGCTACACCGTGGCCGCCACGGTCGACCCATCCAACACCGTGGTCGAGAAAAATAACGACAACAACGCCTTCAGCGCCGCCGCCGCGCTGGCCGTGGCCCAGTCGCCCGGCCCCGACCTGCAGGTGCTGGGCGTGGCTATGACGCCCGATAGCCCCACCGCTGGCACCGCCGTGTCGTTCGTGGTCTCGGTGAACAACCGCGGCACCGCCGCCGTGGCGGCAGGAACCACCACCCGCGTGGTGGTGGGCGGCACCACCCTGAGCAGCACCAGCACGCCCGCCATCGCCGCAGGCGCGACGGTGAACGTGACCGTGGGCACCTGGACCGCCGTCGACGGCTCGACCGCGATCACCGCCAGCGCCGACGCCAGCAACATCATCGCCGAGACCAACGAGAGCAACAACGCGCTCTCGCAGAGCGTGGCCGTTGGGCGCGGCGCGATCATGCCCTACACCCGCATCGAGGCCGAGTCGGCGTCGGTGGCCACCAACGGCACCCGCCTGACGCCCAACTTCCAGCTGGCCGACTTCGCGGGCGAGGCCTCGGGCCGATCCGCCGTGCTGCTGGACGCCACCGGCGAGTATGTCGAGTTCACCCTGCCCGCCGCCGCCAACGCCATTGTGGTGCGCAATGCCATCCCCAACAGCGCCGATGGCGCGGGCCTGGATGCCACGCTCAGTGTCTACGCCGCAGGCAGCGACAAGGGCAACCTGACGGTCTCCTCCAAGTTCTCGTACGTCTACGCCTCGCCCAGCACGCTGGGCAACCTGGGCTACAGCAACACGCCCGGCGGCACGGCCTACTGGCTGTACGAGGAGGCCCACATGCTGCTCGACCAGGTCTACCCCGCCGGAACCAAGCTGCGCCTCCAGAAGGACGCTGGCGACGTGCAGTGGGTCTACGTCGACTTCCTGGAGACCGAGAACGTGGCCCCGGCGGCCAGCAACCCCGACCCCGCGCGCTACGTCCAGGTCTCATCCAGCAAGTCGATCGACGCCGCGCTCCAGGAGTTCCGCGCCGACACCAACAAGCTGGGCATCTTCATCCCAGCGGGCACGTGGTCGCTGCCCAGCAAGATCTACGTGTATGGCCGCGCCACCCAGATCATCGGCGCTGGCCCCTGGCACACCCAGCTGATGGCCCCGCAGGACATGAGCAACACCGACGTGGGCTTTAACATCGCCGCCACGGCCAACGGCTCGGTGATCAAGAACTTCTCGGTGTGGGGTAACTACCGCTACCGCGTGGACGGCCCGGGCAAGTTCATCGACGGCAACGGCATGCAGAACGTGACGGTCGACAACGTGTGGGCCGAGCACTTCATCTGCTTCTACTGGGGCGTGGCCGCGTCGAACAACACGTTCAAGAACCTGCGCATCCGCAACACCTTCGCCGACGGCATCAACATGACCAACGGCTCGAACAACAACCTGATCACCAACTCCGAGGCACGCGGCACCGGCGACGACTCGTTCGCCCTGTTCAGCGCCGTGGACGCGGGCGGCTCGTACAACACCGGCAACGTCTACTCGAACCTGACGGCCACCCTGGTGCGCCGCGCGGCGGCCTTCGCGGTCTACGGCGGGGCGGGCAACCTGTACAAGAACCTCTACGGCGCGGACACGCTGACCTACCCGGGCATCACCATCAGCAGCCTGAGCTTCGGCTACAACACGCTGGGCTTCGGCGACACCGACAACGTGTTCGACGGCGTGACGCTCGACCGCACCGGCGGCGACTTCTGGGGCAGCGCTGGCAGCGACGACCACATCAACGACTACCAGAACTTCGCGGCGATCTGGTTCTTCGCTGGCGACCGCCCGTTCCAGAATATCCTGGTGAAGAACGTGGACATCAACAACCCGGTGTACTTCGGCGTGATGTTCCAGACCAAGTACCCCGAGAAGAACGCGATGAAGAACGTGCGGCTGGAGAACGTCAACATCAACGGCGCTCCCCGCTACGGCATCAAGCTGGTGATCCGCGCCGAGGGCACCAGCGATACGCCGCCCGTGGGCAGCGTGTCGTTCACCAACGTGAAGGTAGTCAACTCCGGCATCGCGGCGTTCTACGGCGAGGGCCGCGCGCCCGAGTTCCTAGTCAACCGCGTGAGCGGCAATAACTGGTAG
- a CDS encoding glycoside hydrolase family 27 protein: MAPKSNLAATPPMGWNSWNMFGSNIHEDSIRQTADALVEHGLQECGYNYIVIDDCWSVKTGRDGNGDLVADPEKFPSGIKALADYVHSRGFKFGMYSDASPLTCASYPGSLGYEEQDAALWASWGVDFLKYDYCNAPFDQPTALERYAKMGEALRGTGREILFSLCEWGGRAPWLWGRSVGGHMWRATGDVFDSWVNIWVPEYKSYGIGVDYSIDVANDIAEYGGPGGWNDLDMLIVGLKGKGQIHGNGMSFFEYQTHMSLWVIACSPLMIGCDVRKMDKDTAALLLNREVLAVNQDALGVPGRCVRRQGGFEVWKKPLADGSMAVALINRGNAGSDVTLRASDIGLLDTPKLARSLWEQQDLAEFTTELPQRVEPHQTILLKVTPS; this comes from the coding sequence ATGGCCCCCAAATCGAACCTCGCCGCCACCCCGCCCATGGGATGGAACTCCTGGAATATGTTCGGCAGCAACATTCACGAGGACTCCATCCGCCAGACCGCCGACGCGCTGGTGGAGCACGGCCTGCAGGAGTGCGGCTACAACTATATCGTGATCGACGACTGCTGGTCGGTGAAGACGGGCCGCGACGGCAACGGCGACCTGGTGGCCGACCCCGAGAAGTTCCCCAGCGGCATCAAGGCCCTGGCCGACTACGTGCACAGCCGCGGCTTTAAGTTCGGCATGTACTCCGACGCCTCGCCGCTGACATGCGCCAGCTACCCCGGCAGCCTGGGCTACGAGGAGCAGGACGCCGCACTGTGGGCCTCGTGGGGGGTGGATTTCCTGAAGTACGACTACTGCAACGCGCCCTTCGACCAGCCCACCGCGCTTGAGCGCTACGCCAAGATGGGCGAGGCCCTACGCGGCACAGGTCGCGAGATCCTGTTCTCGCTGTGCGAGTGGGGCGGGCGCGCACCCTGGCTGTGGGGCCGCAGCGTCGGCGGGCACATGTGGCGCGCCACCGGCGATGTGTTCGACAGCTGGGTCAATATCTGGGTGCCCGAGTACAAGTCCTATGGCATCGGGGTCGACTACTCGATCGATGTGGCCAACGATATCGCCGAGTACGGCGGGCCGGGCGGCTGGAACGACCTCGACATGCTGATCGTGGGCCTGAAGGGCAAGGGCCAGATCCACGGCAACGGCATGTCGTTCTTCGAGTACCAGACGCACATGTCGCTGTGGGTGATCGCGTGCTCGCCGCTGATGATCGGCTGCGACGTGCGCAAGATGGATAAGGACACCGCCGCGCTGCTGCTGAACCGCGAGGTGCTGGCCGTGAACCAGGATGCGCTGGGCGTGCCGGGCCGCTGCGTGCGCCGCCAGGGCGGCTTCGAGGTCTGGAAGAAGCCGCTGGCCGATGGCTCGATGGCCGTGGCCCTGATCAACCGTGGCAACGCGGGCAGCGACGTGACGCTGCGCGCCAGCGACATCGGCCTGCTCGACACGCCCAAGCTGGCCCGCAGCCTGTGGGAGCAGCAGGACCTGGCCGAGTTCACCACCGAGCTGCCCCAGCGCGTGGAGCCGCACCAGACCATCCTGCTGAAGGTTACGCCCTCCTAG
- a CDS encoding aspartate aminotransferase family protein produces MPIPDHGLPADDVLRALESYKQHDAPWREGKLFAGVYDPGEQADALIKAAYTMFLGENALYPNYYPSLLRLESEVTSSLAALLGGDAEVVGSCTSGGTESIMLALKAARDKARAERPEIAAPEIVLPHTAHAAFHKAALYLGLRPVLTPFDPESFRAIPEAIAQAITPNTVLIAASAPGYSHGVVDPIPAIGAIALERGIPFHVDACVGGLQLAVMRSMGYEVPAFDFAVPGVTSISVDMHKYGYAAKNASVLLYRNRALRRYALFASAATTGYLVINTTVLSSRTGGPIAAAWAALQHLGMDGYQQITREVMGATAQLLEGLRGIPELRVLGQPDMSLVAFSSDVVDVFALDDELTRRGWALQPQFHAGGGPANLHITVSRSNVPHIAALLADLREAIAAVRARPAAPAIHDEVARLLASPGPDTFAQLAALAGIRPGSMPEGYAQINGVLDALPDDLAALLLTEYLNTLYS; encoded by the coding sequence ATGCCCATCCCCGACCACGGCCTGCCCGCCGATGATGTGCTACGAGCGTTGGAATCCTACAAGCAGCACGATGCCCCCTGGCGCGAGGGCAAGCTGTTCGCCGGCGTGTACGACCCCGGCGAGCAGGCCGACGCGCTGATCAAGGCCGCCTACACCATGTTCCTGGGCGAGAACGCGCTCTACCCCAACTACTACCCCAGCCTGCTGCGGCTGGAGAGCGAGGTGACATCCAGCCTGGCCGCGCTGCTGGGCGGCGACGCCGAGGTGGTGGGCAGCTGCACCAGCGGCGGCACCGAGAGCATCATGCTGGCGCTGAAGGCCGCGCGCGACAAGGCCCGCGCCGAGCGCCCCGAGATCGCTGCGCCCGAGATCGTGCTGCCGCACACCGCCCACGCCGCCTTTCACAAGGCCGCGCTGTACCTGGGCCTGCGGCCGGTGCTCACGCCCTTCGACCCCGAGAGCTTCCGCGCCATCCCCGAGGCCATCGCTCAGGCGATCACGCCCAACACCGTGCTGATCGCGGCCTCGGCCCCCGGCTACTCGCACGGCGTGGTCGACCCCATCCCCGCGATCGGCGCGATCGCGCTAGAGCGGGGCATCCCCTTCCATGTGGATGCGTGCGTGGGCGGCCTGCAGCTGGCAGTGATGCGCTCCATGGGCTACGAGGTGCCCGCCTTCGACTTCGCGGTGCCGGGCGTCACCTCGATCTCGGTGGACATGCACAAGTATGGCTACGCGGCCAAGAACGCCTCGGTGCTGCTGTACCGCAACCGCGCGCTGCGGCGCTATGCCCTCTTCGCCAGCGCGGCCACCACGGGCTATCTGGTGATCAACACCACGGTGCTGTCGAGCCGCACCGGCGGGCCGATTGCCGCCGCGTGGGCCGCGCTGCAGCACCTGGGCATGGATGGCTACCAGCAGATCACCCGCGAGGTGATGGGCGCGACGGCGCAGCTGCTGGAGGGCCTGCGTGGCATCCCCGAGCTGCGTGTGCTGGGCCAGCCCGATATGAGCCTAGTGGCCTTTAGCTCGGATGTGGTGGATGTGTTCGCGCTGGATGACGAGCTGACGCGGCGGGGCTGGGCGCTGCAGCCGCAGTTCCACGCTGGCGGCGGCCCGGCCAACCTGCACATCACGGTCAGCCGCTCGAATGTGCCGCATATCGCCGCGCTGCTGGCCGACCTGCGCGAGGCCATTGCCGCCGTGCGCGCCCGGCCCGCCGCGCCCGCGATCCACGACGAGGTGGCCCGCCTGCTGGCCAGCCCCGGCCCCGACACCTTTGCGCAGCTGGCCGCGCTGGCAGGCATCCGCCCCGGCAGCATGCCCGAGGGCTACGCCCAGATCAACGGTGTGCTTGACGCGCTGCCTGACGACCTGGCCGCGCTACTGCTGACCGAATACCTGAATACGCTGTATAGCTAA
- a CDS encoding glycosyltransferase family 1 protein: MRILFTFAGGSGHMEPLVPLARAAHAAGHDVAFVGRPWMQPKAEALGFAAFSAGSDAGLAPVRRPLAVVDMAQELRAVGAGFGGRVAGERAPGVLDICAAWRPDLLVCEEVDFGAMVAAEALGLPAATVLVIAAGGFVRPEHVAAPLDAVRAAHGLLPDPELAMLRRGLVLSPFPPSYRRAGDVLSAGALPFRVAAPQAGALPPWWPGMEERPLVYFTLGTVFNVESGDLFQRVLAGLRQLPVRLLVTVGRDIDPAELGPQPAHVRVERFVPQAQVLPHCAMVAHHAGSGSVVGALAHGLPMLLLPMGADQPLNAARCAELGVAQALDALVATPEQVRRAAAEVLAEPAYRRAAQALRDEIAALPAPAQIIPALERLAR, from the coding sequence ATGCGCATCCTCTTCACCTTCGCGGGCGGCAGCGGCCACATGGAGCCGCTGGTGCCGCTGGCCCGCGCCGCCCATGCCGCCGGGCACGACGTGGCCTTTGTGGGGCGGCCCTGGATGCAGCCCAAGGCCGAGGCGCTGGGCTTCGCGGCCTTCTCGGCGGGCAGCGACGCGGGCCTCGCGCCGGTGCGCCGCCCGCTGGCGGTGGTCGACATGGCGCAGGAGCTGCGCGCGGTGGGCGCGGGTTTCGGCGGCAGGGTGGCGGGCGAGCGTGCGCCGGGGGTGCTGGATATATGCGCGGCCTGGCGACCCGACCTGCTGGTGTGCGAGGAGGTGGACTTCGGCGCGATGGTGGCCGCCGAGGCACTGGGCCTGCCCGCCGCCACCGTGCTGGTGATCGCGGCGGGCGGCTTCGTGCGCCCCGAGCACGTGGCCGCGCCGCTGGACGCGGTGCGCGCCGCCCACGGCCTGCTGCCCGACCCCGAGCTGGCCATGCTGCGGCGCGGCCTGGTGCTCTCGCCCTTCCCGCCCAGCTACCGCCGCGCTGGCGATGTGCTGAGCGCGGGCGCGCTGCCCTTCCGCGTCGCCGCGCCCCAGGCGGGCGCGCTGCCGCCGTGGTGGCCGGGGATGGAGGAGCGCCCGCTGGTCTACTTCACGCTGGGCACGGTGTTCAACGTCGAGTCGGGCGATCTGTTCCAGCGCGTGCTGGCGGGCCTGCGCCAGCTGCCGGTGCGCCTGCTCGTCACCGTCGGGCGCGACATCGACCCGGCGGAGCTAGGCCCCCAGCCCGCCCACGTGCGGGTCGAGCGCTTTGTGCCGCAGGCCCAGGTGCTGCCCCACTGCGCCATGGTCGCCCACCACGCTGGCTCGGGCAGCGTGGTGGGCGCGCTGGCCCACGGCCTGCCCATGCTGCTGCTGCCCATGGGTGCGGATCAGCCGCTGAACGCCGCGCGCTGCGCCGAGCTGGGGGTGGCGCAGGCCCTGGATGCGCTGGTCGCCACGCCCGAGCAGGTGCGCCGCGCCGCCGCCGAGGTGCTGGCCGAGCCAGCCTACCGCCGCGCCGCCCAGGCCCTGCGCGACGAGATCGCCGCGCTGCCCGCGCCCGCGCAGATCATCCCCGCGCTGGAGCGGCTGGCCCGCTGA
- a CDS encoding MFS transporter, whose amino-acid sequence MGTALAPSTASRWRIPVILGVTMFIHFLDRNNLAVALPEIAKEYGWDTQQLAGQGKILLAAFYFSLGISNMALSPLAERIGPKRGIMLAITAFSICTMLIAPLGQSFVALIIIRLLLGVGEGVHVPMNSTLVSRWFRQSERSRANAIWSQGILLATAFSPTIIIPMVLSMGWRPTFAVLGLAGLLIGLPLVWFFVEDAPSQAERPAQEDQAAAGEQPSSYLRNPLFWLTVVGGSLSTFCAFSVLNWLPSYFYDSKGISFEDLGWPLTLVYGSGILGVFVMAWLGDLLNRRVLMASLGCVTAGVLVFFASQATSLVPLVALFALATFCQTGFQAQEFALVQRQLPADKVGAGSGLYNGLTILFGGVLGSLIPGSIAEATGSFDMGILSVVVGAALAAAVWFILSRLVRY is encoded by the coding sequence ATGGGAACGGCGCTCGCTCCATCCACCGCATCCCGATGGCGCATTCCGGTCATCCTCGGGGTCACCATGTTCATCCACTTCCTCGACCGCAACAATCTGGCGGTGGCGCTGCCCGAGATCGCCAAGGAGTACGGCTGGGACACCCAGCAGCTGGCGGGCCAGGGCAAGATCCTGCTGGCGGCGTTCTACTTCTCGCTGGGCATCTCGAACATGGCGCTCAGCCCACTGGCCGAGCGCATCGGGCCGAAGCGCGGCATCATGCTGGCGATCACAGCCTTCTCGATCTGCACCATGCTGATCGCGCCGCTGGGCCAGAGCTTTGTGGCGCTGATCATCATCCGGCTGCTGCTGGGCGTGGGCGAGGGCGTGCACGTGCCCATGAACAGCACGCTTGTGAGCCGCTGGTTCCGCCAGAGCGAGCGCTCGCGGGCCAATGCGATCTGGAGCCAGGGCATCCTGCTGGCCACGGCCTTCTCGCCCACAATCATCATCCCTATGGTGCTTTCCATGGGCTGGCGTCCCACCTTTGCGGTGTTGGGCCTCGCCGGGCTGCTGATCGGACTGCCACTGGTGTGGTTTTTTGTGGAAGATGCGCCCAGCCAGGCCGAGCGGCCCGCGCAAGAAGACCAGGCGGCGGCAGGCGAGCAGCCATCCAGCTACCTGCGCAACCCGCTGTTTTGGCTCACGGTGGTGGGCGGCTCGCTCAGCACTTTTTGCGCGTTTAGCGTGCTGAACTGGCTGCCCAGCTACTTCTACGACTCGAAGGGCATCAGCTTCGAGGATCTGGGCTGGCCGCTGACACTGGTGTATGGCTCTGGCATCCTGGGTGTGTTTGTGATGGCGTGGCTGGGCGACCTGTTGAACCGGCGCGTGCTGATGGCCAGCCTGGGCTGTGTGACCGCAGGCGTGCTGGTGTTCTTCGCCTCGCAGGCGACCTCGCTGGTGCCGCTGGTGGCGCTGTTTGCGCTGGCCACCTTCTGTCAGACCGGCTTCCAGGCCCAGGAGTTCGCGCTGGTGCAGCGGCAGCTTCCCGCGGACAAGGTGGGGGCTGGCAGCGGGTTGTACAACGGCCTCACCATTCTGTTTGGCGGCGTGCTTGGCTCGCTCATTCCGGGCAGCATTGCCGAGGCCACGGGCAGCTTCGACATGGGCATCCTCAGCGTGGTGGTGGGCGCGGCGCTGGCTGCGGCGGTGTGGTTTATCCTCTCGCGGCTGGTGCGCTACTAG